The DNA window ATTTTCATTTGAAACAGAAATAGAATTAGAGAAAGAGTTAGAAACACAACTTGAATCAACTTGTTCATATAGAGGGGAGTTCCCTTTGAGCAAGTAGAGACCAACACACATTTCAACACTGCCAATCACCTTCCCCAAATCCGCTGCCTGAAATTCACAAAGATTTGGATAAAATTTAGTCACAGAATTCAAGTCATGGGTGAGTTTCCTAATAAAATCAGATTACAATCTAATTTTGGAACATAAAGGACTGATGAGAAAAGAAGGTCCTTTATCAATTTGATTGATCCAATTCCTGCCACTTTTGAGAGTGATCCATCTGCTATTCGTACTGTATAAGGGCTTGAATATGGACTGAACTTATGGAATACATTGATATCTTCAGTCATGTGATCTGAAGCTCCAGAATCAACTATCCATGGTCTTAATTTTCTGGTTGTTGCAATATGAGCAGAAGAAAATGTACCTTGACGTACTAGCATGCTTGTATACTGTTCGGTAGTGGGTGATATCTGTCCGAGTAATTTCTGCAATACCTGAATCTTCTCTCGGGTGAACGGATTGATTTCCTTGCTAGTGTTGTTGTTGTTGGAAGTGTTGACAACATTTGCTCAGCTGTCCCGATCCTGGCATGCTCGGTTAGGCCTCCAATCAACAGGCTTCCCATGTAATTTCCAGCAAGTTTCTCTGAGGTGACCAGGTTTCTTACAATGGTCGCACCATGGTCTTCCTTTTCTTTGCTTGTTATCCCGATATGAGTTGTGTATACAAGGCTGAGCCTTCTACAACTGGGAAACTCATTTTTTCTGTCATCATCAGTTTCTTCCTACTTTCTTGTCTTCTGACTTCAGTAAATGTCTCTCGGATGGAAGGTAGAGGCTTGCTGCCCAAGATTCTCCCCCTTCATCCAAATCCTTATTGAGACCAAGGAGAAATTTGAATGTTCTCTTTTGATCAACAATCTTTTTGTGTAAAGCTGCATCATCTAGACATTTCCAAGGGTATATTTCAAACATATAAAGGTGCTGCCAGTACCTGGTTATTGTGTTGAAATATTGAGAGATAGTCATCTCCCCTTGTAGATAATGAAGATGAgtttcaatttcaaaaagttcAGAGGTATTTTCGGAACTAGAGTACGTTTCTCTTGTCGCATCCCAGATTTCCTTGGTTGTTTTGTAGAGAAGGAAATTTTCTCCAATTTCTGTGGTCATGGAGTTTATTAGCCATGACATGACCATGTGATTTTCAATCTTCCACGTGCGACACTTGGGATCCGTTGTTGTCGGAATAGGATCCTTATCAATGAGATAATTATCCTTGCCTCTACCAGAAATATACATAAGGACAGATTGTGACCACTGAAGAAAAATGTGGCCATTGAGTTTGAGAATAGTGATAGGAAGATGAGAGTTTTCAATGATATTGGCTGAGGAATTTTCATAGTTTTTGGCTGATGGATTTTGCTCGGGTCTGGAATTGACTTCCGACGAGGAGATGGTTTCTGTATCCATGCTGTTTTAGGGTTTAGAGCCTAGCTCTGGTACCATGAGAAATTTAGTGTAGGAAAATTCTTCTTCTTATAAAGGAAATACAACCTAACCTATATATTAGGATGACTGACATTTCAGTCCATTATTCTAGAAAAGATAATGGGACAATCCCACAAAGTTAGGAATCTAAATAAACTAAGAAAACAACTAATTAGAAATCAATAATGACTGATCCTATTTGTCTTAGGAAACTAAATAATAAATCCTACTCTACCAGATTACAGAATATCAGTAAATTCCTAATAAATACAAGCTAATTTGGCTCTTTTCTACAAAAGCTTTTGATCAACCTGTCCACACTAGTAGATCTAGATTAATTGTTCCAGAAGCTCATGCTCATTTCTCAATTTGACATGTAGTCTCATGGAATGGAACTTAAGTTCATGGATCAACAAAGTCAAAGATTATCTGCATTATGGAGGAGCGGTTGTTGCAAGGGATTCGAGAGGAAATTCTATTTTGATCTACAGAAGTTGCTCGCTCGCTCGAAGGTTAAAGCTCGAATTTTAATTCATCGTTTTGCGCCGCTCAAAATAGGAGGCCAACTCTTTTAGAATTATTAACAAGGAAAAACATTGGCTCAACATCATTAAAGGCAGAACGAAGGTTGGATGGAAACTTATCCAGGGATGGCAGACATTAAAGAACCAATGCATATGGTAAAGATTTGTACAGGAGACTTCTCGAACCAAGGAAAGAGAAAGGAAACAAGAGAGCTTGCAAGATAACATATCCTTTAGTTGATTGTAGCATACTGATTTATTTGGTTTCCATGCAAAATATTTGCATTATGtaccaaaaagaaaaatgtggCAGCATGTTAGTTTTTAGAGCATTATATGCATGCACCAGAACTTTTACGTCTACCACCAAGCATATGATGTTCATTAAACAATTCTTGGAGACTCAAGGTACAAAAAAGCATATCCACGTATGTAATTAGTTCACCAAGGGAgacaaatatgtatgtatatatatttcagAAAGGTTAACTTACAGATGAATAACCAGAGATGCAATAATCAGGATGGCGAAGCAAAGCTAGTGTTGTCTctacaaacataaaaaaataggGATGTAACATAACCGGTCTGACAGATATTGAACTTGACATGtttaagaaaaataagagaataCACAACTTAGAACCAGGGCACCTTATACATGTCATAAGTACTGCTAcagtaaaacaaaaagaagaaagcaGTCACATGCCCACTTCTTGCATCAGAAATATCATTTAACCATGAACAAAATGTAATGAATGGCATCTATGCGCATTTCAATCAAACTAAATCCTTAAATAGGGTAAAAAGCTTATGCCCTTTCTTGTCATAATTGTATGCCAAAAATTTTATTAGCTCTCATGCAGTTGCTATTTACTAAAGCAGATTTCAGAATAACAAATATCATAGTTATGCTATAGAGCTATAAGACTTGTGCATGGCCTCTTAGgttattatattttctttatgaCTAGGCTAATACTCGGAGATAGTGCAAAGATGATTGCTACAACAGTTAAAAAGGAATAACATTTTCATCTATCTTCACTTCCCAACTGTAATCTACATAATGCATAGAACACCACCACTATATCCAGTAAGACTCTAATTAACTATAGACAGATCTTAGAATGCTTTACCTGTCAACACAAAGCTCAGACCCTCAGAGGTAGAGGTATCAGCAACTTCAGCAATCCGATTAAGATCCCTTTGAAGAGACCGTCCCATACCCAACAACCCAAcctaataataaaaacaatgagACTACAAATGAACAAATGGTAATTGAATTCCATAAGTAATGGCAACCATTACAATTCTGTGTCCATCTCACTTCCTTGTCTAGCTCATTTCACATGACaattattcatacaaaattaagtCTTGACACTTTATTACAAAAAGGAATTCATATTAAAGTCAGCTTCAAAGATTctaccagaattcacatttaagCAACCCTCCTCTATAGACACCCGATTTTGTCAGGGTCATTCTCAAGTCTCACTTTGATTTCTCCTAATCTGGATTGGTCCATTCTTTTGTGTCTTTTGTCTAGCATGCCGGATGTTACAACATCTCTGTATatcacatttatttcacattcaaTCTATGCAGTAGAATGTCCACATGTTGATTAACCGTGTATTTATCCATACATCTGAACACCACTACTTCATATCTTACTTCCACACATCTGATCGGTAGCATTCTCACTCTGAAATTGGATATTAATTTATTGATATGCATCAATTATGCAAAAAACAAAGGAACAAGTCCTTAAAACATAGTCTTTCTTTTTATCTAAAAACCAGCTTCATCATCATTACAAGGAGATCAGCATACTTTTTTATGATTAAAGAAAGCAGTTGATTCATTAATGTTCAACATCATTCAAGGACTTTATCACCTATGCAAACATACTTAAAGCAAAAGAACAACTAAAAAGCaataaaagaaaatccaaaagctTACCTGAAGCTTCATAACACTAGTCCTTTCGCTAGCAGTGAGCACACTACTCTCAGACCGATCAGAAAGGAACCCGGAGACCAAAACAAAGGCAGCAAACCCAACCAAAATCAAGAAAAAACTCGAGCCGGCACCAACACCTACCCCAACTGCAGGCCCCATGTAAAACCCACCACCCCCAAATGGAGCAGGCGCATAATAAGGAGCCGAATACGAAGAAAACCTCGACCCTCCATTTCTAGGCACCGAATAACTCCTCGAAGACGAAGAACTCGAAGAAAAAGACCTTCCTCCCATCCTCCCACCTGATGCAGCCAATGCTACATTATTAGGATCATACATTAGCAACAAACCCATTAAAACCGCGGCTATAGCGGGCTTTTTTAACGCGTTCAAAGCTTTTAACATTGTTTGAGCAATAATGTCGAATGGGTTTTTGTCATTTGAGCTGGAACTCAACTGGTTGTTGGAGCCCAAACTCGAGCTCGTCAAATGTTTCCTCTGCTCCGACGAGAAGAAGCATTTAACAGTGAACTTTGCCGAACGTTGACCGTTGAAAGCCAAAGTTCCAGTGAAATTAGATAGGCGAGGAGGGGAAGGAAGAGGCAAATGAAGGGGGAAATAGTGTTTCAAGTTCAAAGTGTTGGATTGGAGCAAAGAAGAAGTAGAAGTTGCCATGGTGAATAGAGAGAGATTACGAGCTTTGGGTGCGGAgatatttttttgaagaaatgaGGGAAGGTGAGATCAAGAAATGTTTTGGTTTTGCGGGGAATGAGTTTGGGTGAATGTGATGGTGAAATTTGAGGGAGTTGTGGCCATGATAAGAGGAGGCCGATTGTGTCTTTTTGAACCTCATCTTCATTTGTAAATTCCCATTCAAAATTTTTAGGTCTCATTTTGCCTTCAACCCCTCTTCTCTTTAGACTTTAATAATTGAAGCCTTGTCAAAATGCATCCATAAATAATAAGGAGGGTTTTCGTTGCTAAATAAaccta is part of the Gossypium hirsutum isolate 1008001.06 chromosome D11, Gossypium_hirsutum_v2.1, whole genome shotgun sequence genome and encodes:
- the LOC107945970 gene encoding uncharacterized protein isoform X1 gives rise to the protein MATSTSSLLQSNTLNLKHYFPLHLPLPSPPRLSNFTGTLAFNGQRSAKFTVKCFFSSEQRKHLTSSSLGSNNQLSSSSNDKNPFDIIAQTMLKALNALKKPAIAAVLMGLLLMYDPNNVALAASGGRMGGRSFSSSSSSSRSYSVPRNGGSRFSSYSAPYYAPAPFGGGGFYMGPAVGVGVGAGSSFFLILVGFAAFVLVSGFLSDRSESSVLTASERTSVMKLQVGLLGMGRSLQRDLNRIAEVADTSTSEGLSFVLTETTLALLRHPDYCISGYSSAADLGKVIGSVEMCVGLYLLKGNSPLYEQVDSNVKRSIDDGEKRFNQLSIEERGKFDEETLVNVNNIKRQSTSSQKASGFSNEYIVITILVAAEGMHKLPPINGSGDLKEALQKLASIPSSKILAVEVLWTPQNENDTLSERELLEDYPLLRPL
- the LOC107945970 gene encoding uncharacterized protein isoform X2, with the translated sequence MATSTSSLLQSNTLNLKHYFPLHLPLPSPPRLSNFTGTLAFNGQRSAKFTVKCFFSSEQRKHLTSSSLGSNNQLSSSSNDKNPFDIIAQTMLKALNALKKPAIAAVLMGLLLMYDPNNVALAASGGRMGGRSFSSSSSSSRSYSVPRNGGSRFSSYSAPYYAPAPFGGGGFYMGPAVGVGVGAGSSFFLILVGFAAFVLVSGFLSDRSESSVLTASERTSVMKLQVGLLGMGRSLQRDLNRIAEVADTSTSEGLSFVLTETTLALLRHPDYCISGYSSVDVKRSIDDGEKRFNQLSIEERGKFDEETLVNVNNIKRQSTSSQKASGFSNEYIVITILVAAEGMHKLPPINGSGDLKEALQKLASIPSSKILAVEVLWTPQNENDTLSERELLEDYPLLRPL
- the LOC107945970 gene encoding uncharacterized protein isoform X3, which codes for MATSTSSLLQSNTLNLKHYFPLHLPLPSPPRLSNFTGTLAFNGQRSAKFTVKCFFSSEQRKHLTSSSLGSNNQLSSSSNDKNPFDIIAQTMLKALNALKKPAIAAVLMGLLLMYDPNNVALAASGGRMGGRSFSSSSSSSRSYSVPRNGGSRFSSYSAPYYAPAPFGGGGFYMGPAVGVGVGAGSSFFLILVGFAAFVLVSGFLSDRSESSVLTASERTSVMKLQVGLLGMGRSLQRDLNRIAEVADTSTSEGLSFVLTDVKRSIDDGEKRFNQLSIEERGKFDEETLVNVNNIKRQSTSSQKASGFSNEYIVITILVAAEGMHKLPPINGSGDLKEALQKLASIPSSKILAVEVLWTPQNENDTLSERELLEDYPLLRPL
- the LOC107945970 gene encoding uncharacterized protein isoform X4, whose product is MATSTSSLLQSNTLNLKHYFPLHLPLPSPPRLSNFTGTLAFNGQRSAKFTVKCFFSSEQRKHLTSSSLGSNNQLSSSSNDKNPFDIIAQTMLKALNALKKPAIAAVLMGLLLMYDPNNVALAASGGRMGGRSFSSSSSSSRSYSVPRNGGSRFSSYSAPYYAPAPFGGGGFYMGPAVGVGVGAGSSFFLILVGFAAFVLVSGFLSDRSESSVLTASERTSVMKLQVDVKRSIDDGEKRFNQLSIEERGKFDEETLVNVNNIKRQSTSSQKASGFSNEYIVITILVAAEGMHKLPPINGSGDLKEALQKLASIPSSKILAVEVLWTPQNENDTLSERELLEDYPLLRPL